One stretch of Rhinolophus ferrumequinum isolate MPI-CBG mRhiFer1 chromosome 5, mRhiFer1_v1.p, whole genome shotgun sequence DNA includes these proteins:
- the LOC117022550 gene encoding fatty acid-binding protein 5-like, giving the protein MKELGVGMALRKMGAMAKLDCVITSDGKHLTIKTESTLKTMQFSCNLGEKFEEATADGRKTQTVCNFLNGASVHHQKWHGKESTITRRVENGKLMVECIMNNFNCTRVYEKVE; this is encoded by the coding sequence ATGAAGGAATTAGGAGTAGGGATGGCTCTGCGGAAAATGGGTGCCATGGCCAAACTAGACTGTGTCATCACCTCTGACGGCAAACACCTCACCATAAAAACTGAGAGCACGTTGAAAACAATGCAGTTTTCATGTAACCTGGGAGAGAAGTTTGAAGAAGCTACAGCTGATGGCAGAAAAACTCAGACTGTGTGCAATTTTCTCAACGGCGCATCGGTGCACCATCAGAAATGGCATGGCAAGGAAAGCACAATAACAAGAAGAGTGGAAAATGGGAAACTAATGGTGGAATGCATCATGAACAATTTCAACTGTACTCGGGTCTATGAAAAAGTAGAGTAA